In Juglans microcarpa x Juglans regia isolate MS1-56 chromosome 8D, Jm3101_v1.0, whole genome shotgun sequence, the following are encoded in one genomic region:
- the LOC121243094 gene encoding uncharacterized protein LOC121243094 encodes MGKMLSKYTMLEILGITLLAGQFFCMVQGDSHYYDFVLREKNFARLCSTKSMLVVNDSFPGPVIRVHKGDTVFVNVHNQGYYGVTIHWHGVKQPRNPWSDGPEYITQCPIQPGTNFTYEVIFSDEEGTLWWHAHSDWTRATVHGAIVVLPAIGSTYPFPEPDGDEVVMLAAWYKGNVKELVDEAMFDGSDLPHSDAYTINGEPGDFCDCSNGTAYRWIVDYGKTYLLRVVNGVMNAEVFFAVAQHNFTVVGMDGHYIKPIATDYIMISPGQTMDILLRANQSDLGSYYMAARQFSSEDVSVTGFDHANVTAILEYRGNSSTSPSPPSFPSTLPMYLDFYSALKFTKSIRSLASQGYPVNVPLNITTRMFVTASMNTMICTSCSEGIEDDILASSLNNISWVNPHTDVLQAYYRNISGVYTTDFPDLPPSFFNFTADEFPDNMDLTIQGTKLKVLNYNESVEIVFQGTNLLKGSVNHPMHLHGYSFYVVGTGFGIFNNETDPKEFNLVDPPEVTTFGVPKIGWVAIRFVAKNPGVWFWHCHLDRHLSWGMNTVFIVKNGGTVETSIRQPPAYMPSCKVPLKSWLKNKDLKEKNFTRLCSTKSMLVVNGSFPGPVIRVHKGDTVFVNVHNQGYYGVTIHWHGVKQPRNPWSDGPEYITQCPIQPGTNFTYEVIFSEEEGTLWWHAHSDWTRATVHGAIVVLPAIGSTYPFPKPDGEEVVVLAAWYKGNLKELVDEAMVDGTDLPHSDAYTINGEPGDFCDCSNGTAYRWKVDYGKTYLLRVVNGIMNAENFFAIARHNFTVVGMDGHYIKPIATSYIMISPGQTMDILLTANQSLGSYYMATRQFSSEDVTVTGFDHANVTAILEYRGNYTSPSPPSFPSTLPMYLDFYAALKFTKRIRSLASQDYPINVPMNITTRMYVTSSMNTMICTSCSGADDDQILASSLNNVSWANPHIDVLQAYYRNISGVYTTDFPDFPPTFYNFTGDEFEDNLDKTVQGTKVKVLNYNESIEIVFQGTNLIKGSVNHPMHLHGYSFYVVGTGGGNFNNETDPKEFNLVDPPEVTTFGVPKLGWVAIRFVAKNPGVWFWHCHLDRHLSWGMNTVFIVKNGGTAETSIRQPPTYMPPCKVPILKSLLKNDHDQDVLDTTN; translated from the exons ATGGGGAAAATGCTTTCGAAGTATACCATGTTAGAGATTCTGGGCATTACGCTTCTAGCTGGACAGTTTTTCTGCATGGTTCAAGGCGATTCGCATTACTACGACTTCGTT cTTAGGGAGAAGAACTTCGCGAGGCTGTGTAGCACAAAGAGCATGCTGGTCGTAAATGACAGTTTTCCAGGGCCGGTAATCCGTGTTCATAAAGGGGATACTGTCTTTGTTAATGTCCACAACCAAGGATATTATGGCGTCACTATTCACTG GCATGGTGTGAAGCAGCCAAGAAATCCATGGTCAGATGGTCCTGAATATATTACACAGTGTCCAATTCAACCCGGAACAAACTTTACATACGAGGTTATATTTTCCGATGAGGAAGGAACCCTTTGGTGGCATGCGCATAGTGATTGGACACGAGCAACCGTTCATGGCGCGATAGTTGTCCTGCCGGCTATTGGTTCCACCTACCCATTTCCCGAGCCAGACGGAGATGAGGTCGTTATGCTCG CGGCCTGGTACAAAGGAAATGTGAAGGAGTTGGTAGATGAGGCCATGTTTGACGGTAGTGACTTGCCACATTCTGATGCTTATACCATAAACGGCGAACCAGGAGACTTTTGTGATTGCTCGAAtg GAACGGCATACCGTTGGATAGTTGATTATGGCAAAACCTATCTTCTTCGAGTTGTTAATGGTGTCATGAATGCAGAAGTCTTCTTTGCAGTTGCTCAACACAATTTCACAGTTGTTGGGATGGATGGTCATTACATCAAACCCATTGCCACGGATTATATCATGATAAGCCCGGGACAAACAATGGATATCTTACTCAGAGCAAATCAATCTGATCTTGGCTCCTATTACATGGCTGCAAGACAATTCTCGAGCGAGGACGTCAGCGTTACTGGATTTGATCACGCCAATGTAACCGCAATTCTTGAATACAGAGGAAATTCAAGTACTTCCCCGTCGCCTCCTTCCTTTCCGAGTacacttcctatgtacttggacTTCTACTCAGCCTTGAAATTCACCAAAAGTATAAGGAGCTTGGCAAGCCAAGGCTATCCGGTAAATGTCCCCCTGAACATAACCACAAGAATGTTCGTAACAGCTTCCATGAATACGATGATTTGCACATCATGCTCAGAAGGGATTGAGGATGATATCTTAGCTTCAAGCTTAAATAACATAAGTTGGGTCAACCCACATACAGATGTACTGCAAGCCTACTACAG GAATATTAGTGGGGTGTACACTACAGACTTCCCGGACTTGCCGCCTTCATTCTTCAACTTTACAGCCGATGAATTTCCGGATAACATGGACCTAACAATCCAAGGGACCAAGTTGAAGGTGCTGAATTATAACGAATCAGTAGAGATAGTTTTTCAAGGGACTAACCTGTTAAAAGGCTCAGTTAATCATCCTATGCATTTGCATGGATATAGCTTCTATGTGGTTGGAACAGGTTTTGGTATTTTCAACAATGAAACCGACCCAAAAGAGTTTAACTTGGTCGATCCCCCCGAGGTTACTACCTTTGGAGTCCCTAAGATTGGATGGGTTGCCATCAGATTCGTGGCAAAAAATCCAG GTGTGTGGTTTTGGCATTGTCACTTGGATCGACATTTGAGTTGGGGTATGAACACAGTATTTATAGTGAAAAATGGGGGCACTGTTGAGACAAGCATCCGCCAACCCCCTGCCTACATGCCATCTTGCAAAGTTCCATTAAAATCTTGGCTAAAGAATAAAGAT CTTAAAGAGAAGAACTTCACTAGGCTCTGCAGCACAAAGAGCATGCTGGTTGTAAATGGCAGCTTTCCAGGGCCAGTAATCCGTGTTCACAAAGGTGATACGGTCTTTGTTAACGTCCACAACCAAGGATATTATGGCGTCACTATTCACTG GCATGGTGTTAAGCAGCCAAGAAATCCATGGTCAGATGGTCCAGAATACATAACACAATGTCCGATTCAACCCGGAACAAACTTCACATATGAGGTTATATTTTCTGAGGAGGAGGGAACCCTTTGGTGGCATGCTCATAGTGATTGGACACGAGCAACTGTTCATGGTGCCATAGTTGTCCTGCCGGCTATTGGTTCCACCTATCCATTTCCCAAGCCGGATGGAGAAGAGGTCGTTGTGCTCG CGGCCTGGTACaaaggaaatttgaaggaaTTGGTAGATGAGGCCATGGTAGACGGTACTGACTTGCCACATTCTGATGCATATACCATAAACGGCGAACCAGGAGATTTTTGTGATTGCTCCAATG gAACGGCATACCGTTGGAAGGTTGATTATGGCAAAACCTATCTTCTTCGAGTTGTTAATGGTATCATGAATGCAGAAAACTTCTTTGCAATTGCTCGACACAATTTCACAGTTGTTGGGATGGATGGTCATTACATTAAACCCATTGCCACGAGTTATATCATGATTAGTCCAGGACAAACAATGGACATTTTACTCACAGCAAACCAGTCTCTTGGCTCTTATTACATGGCTACTAGACAATTCTCGAGCGAGGATGTCACTGTTACTGGATTTGACCATGCCAATGTAACAGCAATTCTCGAATACAGAGGAAATTATACTTCCCCATCGCCTCCTTCCTTTCCGAGTacacttcctatgtacttggacTTCTACGCAGCCTTGAAATTCACCAAAAGAATAAGGAGCTTGGCAAGCCAAGACTATCCGATAAACGTCCCCATGAACATAACCACAAGAATGTATGTAACATCTTCCATGAATACGATGATTTGCACAAGCTGCTCTGGAGCGGACGATGATCAAATCTTAGCTTCAAGCTTGAATAACGTAAGTTGGGCCAACCCACATATTGATGTTCTACAAGCCTACTACAG GAATATTAGTGGGGTGTACACCACGGACTTCCCGGACTTCCCGCCTACATTCTACAACTTTACAGGCGATGAATTTGAAGACAACCTCGACAAAACTGTGCAAGGGACCAAGGTGAAGGTGCTGAATTATAACGAATCAATAGAGATAGTTTTTCAAGGGACCAACCTGATAAAAGGCTCAGTGAATCATCCGATGCATCTGCACGGATATAGCTTCTACGTGGTTGGAACAGGTGGTGGTAATTTCAACAATGAAACCGACCCAAAAGAGTTTAATTTGGTTGATCCTCCCGAGGTGACAACCTTTGGGGTCCCTAAGCTTGGATGGGTTGCCATCAGATTCGTGGCAAAAAATCCAG GTGTATGGTTTTGGCATTGTCACTTGGATCGACATCTGAGTTGGGGTATGAACACAGTATTCATAGTGAAAAATGGGGGCACTGCTGAGACAAGCATCCGCCAACCCCCAACCTACATGCCACCTTGTAAAGTTCCAATATTAAAATCTCTGCTGaaaaatgatcatgatcaggatGTGTTGGACACGACAAATTAA
- the LOC121243093 gene encoding laccase-14-like, whose amino-acid sequence MDVFSKLILWLAFLGSFIVCLADGDVHYYDFVLREKNYTRLCSTKSMLVVNDSFPGPVIRVHKGDTVFVNVHNEGSYGVTIHWHGVKQPRNPWSDGPEYITQCPIEPGSNFTYEVIFTTEEGTLWWHAHSDWTRSSVHGAIVIYSPDETTYPYPKPDDEEILVLGSWYLGDVNKLVDEDLQTGADTPRSNSYVINGQPGDLLECSQDSTYRWVVDYGKTYLVRIVNAAMNAELFFAIANHNLIVVGMDGNYVKPINTDYVVISPGQTMNVLLTANQSLGHYYIAARQYDSARPDVTDYDQTNATAILMYSGNYTTPNHPVFPSSLPTYEDFIAADMFLDRLRSLASEDYPVDVPLNVTTKMYITVAMNQILCPNESCEGINGNRLSSSLNNISFVNPSTDVLMAYYRNLSAGVYTDDFPNWPPSMFNFTHEDLPFNTTVPIQGTKVKMLNYNEEVEITFQGTEVLNASENHPMHVHGHSFYVVGSGYGNFNNETDPKSYNLVDPLEVSTIGVPKNGWATIRFKANNPGVWFWHCHLDRHLSWGMNTVMIVKNGGTPETSIRPPPPYMPSCNVPYLTWIEDFDDSSREDVY is encoded by the exons ATGGATGTGTTCTCAAAACTGATCCTCTGGCTAGCTTTTCTGGGTAGTTTTATCGTTTGCCTTGCAGATGGGGATGTACACTACTATGACTTTGTT TTAAGGGAGAAAAATTATACGAGGTTGTGTAGCACGAAAAGCATGTTGGTGGTAAATGACAGTTTTCCAGGGCCAGTGATTCGTGTTCATAAAGGGGATACGGTCTTTGTTAATGTCCACAATGAAGGATCTTATGGTGTCACCATTCACTG GCACGGAGTAAAACAACCGAGAAATCCATGGTCAGATGGTCCAGAATATATCACACAATGTCCAATAGAACCAGGTTCAAATTTCACATACGAGGTCATTTTTACTACGGAGGAAGGAACTCTTTGGTGGCATGCTCATAGTGACTGGACCAGATCTAGCGTCCATGGCGCCATTGTTATCTACTCGCCGGATGAAACAACTTATCCATATCCCAAGCCCGATGATGAAGAAATTCTCGTACTCG GATCATGGTATCTTGGAGATGTTAACAAGTTAGTAGATGAGGATCTCCAAACGGGTGCAGATACACCGCGTTCAAATTCTTATGTGATCAATGGCCAACCGGGAGATTTGTTAGAATGTTCTCAAG ACTCGACGTACCGTTGGGTGGTTGATTATGGCAAGACATATCTAGTTCGGATAGTCAATGCAGCCATGAATGCAGAACTCTTCTTTGCAATTGCAaatcataatctcatagtggtagGAATGGATGGAAATTACGTGAAGCCCATAAACACAGATTATGTAGTGATAAGCCCTGGACAAACCATGAACGTCCTGCTCACAGCGAACCAGTCTCTGGGCCATTACTACATTGCCGCTAGACAGTATGACAGTGCCAGGCCGGATGTCACAGATTATGATCAAACCAATGCAACGGCAATTCTTATGTACAGTGGCAATTATACTACCCCCAACCATCCTGTCTTCCCTTCCAGCCTGCCTACCTACGAGGACTTCATTGCTGCTGACATGTTTTTGGACCGCCTTAGGAGCTTAGCAAGCGAAGATTACCCTGTAGATGTCCCACTAAACGTAACAACCAAAATGTATATCACAGTTGCAATGAACCAGATTCTCTGTCCAAATGAATCCTGTGAGGGGATCAATGGCAACAGGCTTTCTTCAAGCTTAAATAACATCAGTTTTGTGAACCCGAGCACTGATGTATTGATGGCCTATTACAG GAACTTGAGTGCTGGAGTATACACCGATGATTTTCCAAACTGGCCACCATCTATGTTTAACTTTACTCATGAGGATTTGCCGTTTAACACCACAGTACCAATTCAGGGGACCAAAGTTAAGATGTTGAACTATAATGAAGAGGTGGAAATAACATTTCAAGGGACAGAAGTATTGAATGCATCAGAGAATCATCCAATGCATGTGCATGGTCATAGCTTTTACGTGGTTGGATCAGGTTATGGCAATTTCAATAATGAGACTGACCCCAAATCCTATAACTTGGTTGATCCACTTGAAGTGAGTACTATAGGAGTCCCAAAAAACGGATGGGCTACCATCAGATTCAAAGCAAATAATCCTG GAGTATGGTTTTGGCACTGCCATTTAGATCGACATCTTAGCTGGGGGATGAACACTGTAATGATAGTGAAGAATGGTGGCACTCCTGAGACAAGTATTCGCCCACCCCCTCCATATATGCCCTCTTGTAATGTACCCTACCTCACTTGGATTGAAGATTTCGACGATTCTAGTCGCGAAGATGTATAttag